In one window of Carassius carassius chromosome 38, fCarCar2.1, whole genome shotgun sequence DNA:
- the LOC132119223 gene encoding dnaJ homolog subfamily C member 14-like: protein MEGDVAVQWDTIEPAVVSLANPCYGNDSHVISSQGPECEHETGDDFDCEFPDIDFDLDVDENEEQNTKTEDLNDDRISEEDVETCERGGKVELLNDFRDNGEARSRSAGTGRKGKSKKGGSGQGPCDQTPSWTSPSFMSQKSLLASSGPSRHKQVKRRNLHLHSHRRQKKGIQLVMVCWDFLADVVSPWCVSCIHMFVELIISLTHRCGVAVESSALALYHFGRHLLYKVTDIPGMTRDLGRFLDWSWGSGVAVFEGIGRSVRWARHALLSSLRFVCAALSSGSQMLRCIVGRLAGERGRKWWLALQSSRVWRKVSDLTMRIHGCFFKKAVMRESSNPESPNRGADKWQPGEELQRLLALAKIPEDELDPFNVLGVDIHATESELKRAYRQLAVQVHPDKNKHPGAGEAFKVLRAAWDIVSNPETRREYELKRMAATELSKSMNEFLTKLQDDLKEAMNTMMCTKCEGKHKRFEMDRAPGEARFCAECSKRHSAEEGDLWAESSMLGLRITYFAFMDGKVFDITEWAGCQRISISPDTHRVQYHISFGSKGSSSTSRHRSPSDHAAGGGSPADLHDFFNHFFQTGAPSDMSANGGFFPTGNPPPHSSGAAAGTSTTFSGSSPQTGLFSPGAQQRGETSEHWTDGGKPPRRRKKVRKPFQR from the exons ATGGAAGGAGACGTGGCTGTACAATGGGATACAATCGAGCCGGCCGTTGTTTCTCTGGCCAATCCATGTTACGGAAATGACAGCCATGTGATATCATCACAAGGACCTGAGTGTGAACATGAGACGGGTGATGATTTTGATTGTGAATTCCCTGACATAGACTTTGATTTGGACGTAGATGAGAATGAAGAGCAAAATACCAAAACTGAAGATCTGAATGACGATAGGATTTCTGAGGAAGACGTGGAGACATGTGAAAGAGGAGGAAAAGTTGAATTATTGAATGATTTTAGAGACAATGGAGAGGCTAGATCTCGCAGTGCTGGAACGGGTAGGAAAGGAAAGTCTAAAAAGGGTGGATCGGGGCAGGGGCCTTGCGATCAAACCCCATCATGGACATCTCCATCTTTCATGTCTCAGAAATCATTGCTGGCGTCCTCTGGGCCTAGCAGACACAAGCAGGTGAAGCGGCGAAACCTCCATCTGCACAGTCACAGACGCCAGAAGAAGGGGATCCAGCTGGTCATGGTGTGTTGGGATTTCCTGGCAGATGTGGTCAGCCCCTGGTGCGTGTCCTGCATCCATATGTTCGTGGAGCTCATCATCTCTTTGACCCACCGCTGTGGGGTTGCTGTTGAATCATCTGCACTTGCACTATACCACTTTGGACGACACTTGCTTTACAAAGTGACAGATATTCCAGGCATGACGCGAGATTTGGGGCGATTCCTGGACTGGAGCTGGGGTTCAGGTGTGGCTGTATTTGAGGGCATCGGCAGGTCTGTGCGCTGGGCTCGACATGCACTTCTTTCCAGTTTGAGATTTGTTTGTGCTGCACTAAGCTCTGGCTCTCAGATGTTGAGGTGTATTGTGGGAAGGCTGGCAGGAGAGAGAGGCAGGAAATGGTGGCTTGCTCTTCAGAGCAGCAGGGTTTGGAGGAAAGTGTCGGATCTGACCATGAGGATTCATGGGTGTTTCTTTAAAAAAGCTGTCATGAGGGAAAGCTCAAATCCAGAGTCTCCCAACAGAGGAGCAGACAAGTGGCAACCTGGTGAAGAACTGCAGAGACTGCTGGCTCTAGCAAAG ATCCCTGAAGATGAGTTGGACCCATTTAATGTTCTTGGAGTGGATATTCATGCCACTGAATCAGAGCTCAAGAGAGCTTATAGACAGCTGGCAGTACAG GTTCATCCAGACAAAAACAAGCACCCAGGTGCTGGTGAGGCCTTTAAGGTGTTGAGAGCAGCGTGGGACATCGTCAGTAACCCGGAGACTCGGCGAGAGTATGAATT GAAGCGTATGGCAGCGACAGAGCTTTCAAAGTCCATGAATGAGTTCTTGACCAAACTGCAGGATGACCTGAAAGAAGCCATGAACACAATGATGTGCACTAAATGTGAGGGCAAGCACAA GCGCTTCGAGATGGACCGTGCGCCTGGTGAGGCCCGATTCTGTGCTGAATGTAGTAAGAGGCACAGTGCTGAGGAGGGAGACCTGTGGGCTGAATCAAGTATGCTGGGACTGCGCATCACATACTTCGCCTTCATGGATGGCAAAGTCTTTGACATCACTG AGTGGGCAGGCTGTCAGCGCATAAGCATCTCTCCAGACACACATCGTGTGCAATATCACATCTCTTTTGGCTCAAAAGGTAGCAGCAGCACCAGCCGCCACAG ATCCCCATCAGATCACGCAGCAGGTGGAGGCTCACCTGCAGACCTGCACGACTTCTTCAACCACTTCTTCCAGACTGGAGCTCCCAGTGACATGTCTGCTAATGGAGGATTCTTCCCAACAGGAAACCCGCCGCCTCATTCCTCGGGAGCAGCTGCAGGGACTTCAACAACGTTTTCAGGGTCTTCTCCACAAACAGGGCTCTTTAGTCCAGGGGCCCAACAACGGGGCGAAACCAGCGAACACTGGACTGACGGAGGAAAGCCCCCACGCCGACGCAAGAAAGTCCGCAAGCCATTCCAGCGCTGA